The nucleotide window AAGTTCAAAATCATCGACATCGAAAAGATCAACGGAAAATCTGAACACCTGCTGTCCCTTACGAGTGTATAAGTTTTTGTAAGCATTGTAACTATTGCTGCTCTTCCAAAATGGGTTAGTGACCACTCTCCATCTcatgtctttttcttcttgtgcaGTCCAAAATTGTTGGACAGACGTGTCGACAAGACTTAAATCCAATTTACGAAAAGGGTATAATTGAACTTTAGAGCaggttttaaaataatataataataataataataataataaagataaTAGTGTTGTTTCTTTATAGAGATCTGGTTAGAATTCACCGTTGGATTAAATCTAACGGGAGGTGAGCACGCTCTTCCTTAGTCCTTGGTGACCAGGTGAACGGGTTACGGGATTAGCTGTCATAATACTTGTCACCATATAGTGTGTGTATGTTAAATACAACTATTGTTTGAGCtcaaaatttacaaatataggAAATCTCAAGATATTCTTGGAGATATTATGAGATAATCTTGATATGGCCAAAATATGGTTGATATTAGCTTATTTGGAAGGAGTTcttgaaaattatttgcttGAGATACAAGATAGCATAATTTTAGTAAGAAAATTGATCTTCATACAATATCGCAATTCATGCAATATTGCGGGCCTCGAATAAATGCACAAGAGAGGAATTGAAGAGATAATTGATTCAAATACAAGGGGATTGCTGCAAGATGAAGTACATACCATGTGATCTCAATTTTAGCCAAATATATGGCTTATTCTTTAAGAAACAAAAGCTGGTTCgaatcaattaaaatatttgactTGGCCTACGCAGGCATGAAAGTTTGCAACCACGTGAGGATTTTTGTGTAGGTCAATTAGCCAAATTTATGGCTTATATCATTTAGCAATTAAAGATGGCGCAAGACACTCGAGATAAATCGATATATTTTCAAGTAAAGTTAGCCGCCAAGGAAGCCAATCTCTATATAAAGAAGAACTCTACTAGTCAAAGACACAacttttcaacaacaaaatattctCGTTGCACTTACACAGTTCCAATCCTTACTCGATTGTCAGCCGTTGCTTACTTCTATTTTGAACTAGAATTGATACAAGTTGGTGGCAACTTGTAGTTCTGATCgatatgttttatttactttcGCTTGTTCTTTCATTGTTTTATTTACCTTTATTGCCATTTACGTTGTATTTGAGAAATTATGAAATCCTTATTTGTCTTAAGgcatagaaaaaaaatctcaattcAATAGGTTAACATTCAATTCACAATCTTTTAATTAGAATCGATTTACTTAATGCATAAATTCTCTTATTTATATTTCCGtctattaaaattaattaattgctaATAATAGTTGGTTCGCAAGTAGCACTTACCCAAAATATGCTCTATGACTTTGTTGAGGGTAAACAAAACAACTACAATAATTGTTTGAATAAATTTCGTGTGGAAATATTTTGATGTGACCATATCATTGACCATAGATATGTTCCCACAAACCAAAGATGGGTTGAAATTAAAATGGACCCAAAAAAACGAAAACCATTTCAAACGGAACAAAGAGTGTGACACCGATACATGGACTAGTCCACATTTCACTCATTATTTTGTGAGGGTTGAATTGAACAACTCATTTTGTAGTGCAACCCATTTTCATTGGTAGCCAGCCCTCCACTACCATTCTAAACCTTTGCGGTGGCGTCGCATTCCCATCTGAGAATTCTTTCTTggggttttttcttcttctatctgGATCGATTCATAGAATTGGTAATGATATACCCTATTTACCTACCATAcctataaataatattataaagaaAACTTGTTAACCGACCTATTCATTAATTCTTTTATACTCATGTGACGAGagagataaaaataaatagtccGTACACTATGCCTTTAAAATTTACTTTATATTATAGCGTTGTTCATGTATATTAAGTATCTTATCCATGTTTAAAAAGTTCATTCTTCATTAATATAGGGTATGTAATTTTGTTATTAGAGGAGAAACATAAGTTGCATGGCTAGTCAAATGGAGTTGATAATTTTTGTGATTAGAGAATTTACAATAGGATAGGATGTATTGATGGTGGAAGTAGAAATCAATTGTTGTTTTTCCTAATACAAACTTTTAAAAGGGAGAATGAAAACGTGACATTTAATGCATGGATAAATGCTTTAGTGTAGATAGTTGAAAATTTCTAcgaaaaattaaaggaaaaagaactATTTCCATTAATTATATGTTAACTCATACCTTGTTAAACCTCTATAGCTGCACATACCTTGAGGGGGGAGGAGATCACTATTTCTCCTTCTCCCCTCTCCTTCCCTACTTTTCCCTTTCATGTCCTCTCCTATCCTTCCCACCCAACCTCCCCTCCCTTCCCTTCTTACCCGCCCATCCCCTCACATtccctctcctttctcttcttttttatttttattttttttgaatatcTAGGGTTTGAGCTTTTGATTTGCTTGGAGACCACGCGGCTGCCTTTGCAGGTTTTGTTGGGTCGTTTTGCAGATTTTGGGTTCCAGCTTTTGATTCGTGTGTTTTTTGAGTTTAATGCATGTTGGTAatctttatttgtaattttttatttgtgagaGTTTAAAGATTGTAGTTTGCAGTTGTAGTTCTGTGCTTTTGAGGTGCTTTTGCAAGCTTGCAACTTTTATGTTGGAATTTCTTTGGTCATTTGTGTGGAGGTACATTTGTGTGCCTGATGTTACCTATGGAGTCTTCCGTTAAGTGGTTATTGCGCTTCCGTATTTATAATAACCTTGTGTAGTTATCTGTATTTGTATTAGTTCTTGTAATTGACGACCTTTGTGCTTGAATTATAAATACAAtctgtcttcttttttcttaaaaaaaaatatgagattGGAACTTTCTCTGCCCATCTCACTGACACCTAAGCTGAAGTTAATGGATTTCATGCTCACTTATCCAAATAATTTACTCACTCTTGTTCAAAGCATCCGGTGTTATATCTTTTCTTAGTCATATTCTGACCTCACCAAACTTGTCGACATCTCAACCAACGAAAAaagattataattatatataaaaaacaagGGAAAGGATTATCAAAATCACAAAGAGAAAACTATGACCTTTTGTGATTATGAAAGGCTATTTCTTTGTATGGATTCTGATTTCAAACCGTCAAAGTAGCTCTTTTCTTTCACGCAAAGAATTATTAGAAAGATGAATATGTTCTAAGTTataaagttttttatttatctgaAATTATACTATGAGTTCAAAAGAAATTACATTATCAAAACTtgccattaaaaaaaagttacaaaactattaaaaatataagttGTGTGCACTTCCTCTCTAGCCTCATAGCCTCACAGACCTTGAGGGGGGAGGAGGtcccctcttctctcttcctcccttTATTTCGCTGCTTTGATACACAAATCCCCCTCCTACTTTTCCCTCTCTTGtcctctcatcttcttcccaCTCCATCTCCCCTCACTTCTTAACCGCCCATCCTCTCACCTTCCCTctcttatctttttgttttttgtttttttgcaaATTTAGGGTTCCaccttttgatttgtttgggGACCACGTAGATGCctttgttggttttgttgaATCATTTTTCAGCTCTTCGGTTCCAGCTCTTGATTTAGTTCGtgtgttttagtttttgtttgtaataaGTGTATCAActctttttgagtttgttgcGTGTTTGTAGTCTttacttataattttttaCCTGTGAAGGTTTAAACATTGTAGTTTGCAATTGTAATTTTGTACGTTGTGGTTTTATGTCGGAATTTCTTTGGCCTTTTATGACTATGTGTGGAGGTACACTTGTGCGTCGAATATTATCAATGAAGACCTCCGTATTTGGATAACTCTTTGTAGTTACTACgtttttgtatatttatttatattcaacGCAAAAATGTACCTCCACACATATTTATTTGTATTCATGCGTGTTTGAATAACCCTTTGTAGTTACTGCCTTaattatttctatatttattttgatgtaCACATATGTTTTATAGTAATATTTAATCAGGTGCTCAATCTCTATCTATTATAAAAGTCAAAACGGAAAACATACAAAATtgcagcatatatatataaaagttggGCAACGTAGTCTTTTGGGTAATCAGAAGGAtagaaaatacaaacaaacGTTCCAACAAGGGCGGGCGGAATGATGAAGAAGCAAAGCTTGGTGCGTGGAGTGTTGGGCGGTGATCAGACTGCTGCAGCTTGGTGCGTGGAGTGTTGGGCGGTGATCAGACTGCTGCCAGCTGTATAAAATCTTGTGTGGGGCAGCTTCTTCTGTCACTTGATGTGGTGCCAATTAGTTCAACATTTCAGTTAACTTGTATTCAAACTTATcttaaacatttttttaaactaaattATCTCCTAAGTTAATATTGGCACATGTGTCACTGACTTTCCACAAACTTTTCAATGTTTAGATCATTAGCCTACTTGACTAACAGAAGAAGTATGGAAGGAACTCCACTTCAACTCGGCATgtcattcttctcttctcctatttatttttcactttttatatattatattttccttttccttttagtGGTTTCGTAACgaaaaggattttttttttctcagtacaagtgatagtttataaattataaaggaAGGAGTTTTTCACGCACGCATATAATCAGAGTGTCATAGAAGTTCGAATATAAAACCACTAGTTTACAACTCAAGACCCTTTCTTCACTACCCCGTTGATCCCAGAAAAGCATTTAAAGTTAGAATTCGTGTACAAATTATTGGATATCTTTAAGTCCCTTTTGGATGAAAAGGGTCTACTTATAGGCAAGTAATTTGGATTTGAGTTTTCAGTGTAAATTTAAATTACATTTATTGAATCTATATAAGCCATTCGCAATGCTATAatttacatttaaaaaaaaaattagttataaaaaaatacttttgGTATGGGCAAAAGTTTATTTtgggaatatatatatatatatatatatatatgatgacAAATAAGAgttcaaaaacaaattaatatatgtGATGACAATGGCAATAGGAGCTTTCAGACGAGTGTTAGAATAGAGATAGAGCCCACGCGGCTAAAATGTCTCCTTTTCACACACGAAAAAAACAATGTAGCCTTCCCTCATCAACTTATCTCTCCTCTATAAGAAGAGGACATCCACTTGTTTCACTTCCCCTCAAACTATCACACAACAAATCTCACTCACCAAACTTAGAAGGAGCTTACACCATATGATCATGGCTCCTTCCAATGTTTTTCcaatcactttcttcttcttcaccttctTCTCTGTCTTCATCACTCTCTCAAAAGCTCAGATGGTTCCGGCCATTTACGTGTTTGGCGACTCCTTAGCCGATGTGGGTAACAACAATTACCTAAAGATCTCTCTTCTCAAGGCTAATTTCCCCCACAATGGTGTTGATTTTCCCAACAAGAAAGCAACCGGCAGGTTTGGAAATGGCAAGAATTCTGCCGATTTTCTTGGTAAGTTCAATATATTTCAATTACTTACATCATCACTCGTGGCTGGAGACTGTTTATGCATGTTTTGagaatgatatatatataattgatatGGATATACGCTTCTTGTAGTAAGTGAgatctcatatatatatatatatatatatatatatatattacaatgTGTATGTATCTCCTTTTCGTTTGGCAGCCGAGAAAGTTGGGTTGCCAACATCACCACCCTATCTCTCACTTGTATCCAAGTCCAACAAGCAAAATTTGTCCTTTGTCGCCGGAGTTAGCTTCGCCTCCGGAGGGGCTGGAATCTTCAATGGCTCCGACGAAAAATTTGTAAGCactaagaaaatatatattgaaataaataaagatataACACACtctttcaacaacaaaataaaattaaaaaattgaacaaatatCTCTTTTGCACGTGTAAAATATTCCACCAAATTGCTTTACACCCCAATTCATTCTTTTTACATGAGGTGGAATCGATATAGGATCCACTTATGAAAGTTGGTGAAAGATGTTATTAGAAAAGTTGATTCAATCCCAACTAAGCTAAGTTGTGCGTAATGTCAAAAGAGTGatgttatttatattatattagttattttgtttattataaTTCGCGATTCGAGATTCACGATTCTAATACATACGGGTCCACATATACTTTTGTTGTCACAGCGGCAGTCAATTCCTTTGTCATATCAAGTAAACTACTATTCACAAGTGTATGAAGACATCGGGCTAGAATTGGGATCCAACGGTGCCCAGGACCATCTGTCAAAATCTCTGTTTGTCATTGTGATTGGAAGCAACGACATCTTCGCCTACTTTGACTCATCCAAGCTCCGCAAGGAATCAACACCCAACCAGTACGTAGATTCCATGGTCTCGAATCTAAAACAGCAATTAGAGGTAACAAAACAGGCTTTGGCTTAGCTCCGTATTTGATTTGACTGATGttatattgaaatttcaatAGCTCTTCAATGCTCAACACTTTccctttggtttttgttttgttttggcagAGAATAAATTCTTTGGGCGCTCGAAAATTTGTAGTTGTCGGGACTGGGCCAGTTGGATGCTGCCCAGCTCAAAGGATTTCAAATGACGGAGATTGCAACGAAGATGCAAACTCCATGTCTATCCGCTACAACGACGGCCTTAAGTCGATGTTACAGCAGTCGG belongs to Prunus persica cultivar Lovell chromosome G4, Prunus_persica_NCBIv2, whole genome shotgun sequence and includes:
- the LOC18779159 gene encoding GDSL esterase/lipase At5g55050, whose protein sequence is MIMAPSNVFPITFFFFTFFSVFITLSKAQMVPAIYVFGDSLADVGNNNYLKISLLKANFPHNGVDFPNKKATGRFGNGKNSADFLAEKVGLPTSPPYLSLVSKSNKQNLSFVAGVSFASGGAGIFNGSDEKFRQSIPLSYQVNYYSQVYEDIGLELGSNGAQDHLSKSLFVIVIGSNDIFAYFDSSKLRKESTPNQYVDSMVSNLKQQLERINSLGARKFVVVGTGPVGCCPAQRISNDGDCNEDANSMSIRYNDGLKSMLQQSEAAVHIKYTFFETYGVFSDIIQNGASYGFTETEAACCGFGKLNADSFCLPISSLCSNRTDHVFWDKFHPTEATHGILVDKLFDGPSQYTFPTNVKKLIAL